GCCATCGTGTCGCTCACGCACCCGACGGCGGGTCCCCTCCGGATGGTCGGGCCGGCGATCCGGCTCCACGGCACGCCGGGCGAGGCCTCGAGCGCGGCGCCCTGCCTCGGCGAGCACACCGACGAGATCCTGGAGAAGGTGCTCGGGTACCCGGCGGACGGCATCGCCCGGTTGCGTGCCGCCGGCGTGGTCTAGCGGTGTGTCGGAGTAAGCCGGCAGCTCGCCCCGAGCGGGCGATGCGTCGAGCAGCGCTCCGAGCGGCGGCTGTGCCGCCGCAATCGAGGGGGGGGTATCGGGGGGCTCTTCCGAGACCCCCCCGAAGATCTAGCGGTCTAGGTCAGGCGGCGGACGCGAGGGGGTGGTCCGAGTCCGATTCGCTCTCGTCGTATCGGGCGCGGTGGACGAACCGGCAGAACGCCCGGTTGATCCGGCTCCATTCCCGGACCTCCCGGCAGTCCACGCAGAGCCCACCCTGGGTCAGCGCTTTCCAGCCGCAGACCCGGCACGCCCCGATGACGATCGGCTCCCATTCTCCCTGCGAGATCATGCTGCGTCCCGTCTCATGCAAAGGCCATTCCTAGCCCGCCCGGACCGCCGGGACGCGGGTCCGGGGCTGCCGATCCCGGCCGCCCGCTACAGCCCGTCAGGCTCCGAGCGTCGCCCGGCCCATCGCGGCGGGATCGCGACGGGGCCCGGCCCGTGACGGGGCCTCTGAGCGCGACCTCTCCGGTATTCCCCGGGGGGATGGAGCGGGCGCCCGAGCTGACGCCCGGAGGTTGCCAGCATCCGCCCTGCCTCTGCGAGGTGGACCCGGGGAAGCGCTTCTGCTGTCTCCTGTGCGCCCGCGGCGGCGCCGAGGCGGACGACTGCGCCTGCGGTCACTTCGGCTGCACGGGCCGCATCCTCTGATCCGGTCGAGACGGGCCGGCTCAACCGGTCGGCTCCCCCGCCTGAGGCCTCGGCCGTCGCGTTGGGCTCCCAACCTTGACATTCGCGTCCGGCTCCCGCTATGGTAGGGGACTGCTTTTTTCAGCCCGGCGCGGAGTTGGGCGGTCCGGAGTGACCGGGGACGGCGTGACGCGGCCGAGGAGGCACCGATGGCGCGGCTGGTGAAGATCTACGACACGACGCTTCGCGATGGCACCCAGGGCGAGGGCGTGGCTTTCTCCATGGAGGACAAGGTCCGGCTCGCCCAACGGCTCGACGCGCTGGGCGTCCACTACGTCGAAGGTGGCTGGCCGGGCTCGAACCCCAAGGACATGCGCTTCTTTCGCCGGATCCTCGACGTCCCGTTGAAGCACGCGCGGATCGCGGCGTTCGGGGCGACCCGGCGGGCCGGGATCAAGGCCGAGGACGACCCGAGCCTCCAGGCCCTGGTCGAGGCGCGGACCCCGGTGGCGACGATTTTCGGCAAGTCGTGGCCCTTCCACGTCACCCACGCCCTCCAGACGACGCTCCCCGAGAATCTCGCCATGATCGGCGATTCGGTGGCCTTCCTGGGGCGCCACGCCGAGGAGGTCATCTACGACGCCGAGCACTTCTTCGACGGCTGGAAGCGCGATCGCGAGTACGCGCTCCAGACCCTCAAGACGGCGGAGGCGGCCGGGGCCCACTGCCTCGTCCTCTGCGACACCAACGGGGGCACGCTTCCCCACGAGGTGGCCGAGATGGTCCGCGAGGTCCGGCGGCACGTCCGAGCGCCGCTCGGCATCCACGCCCACAACGACGGCGAGTGCGCGGTGGCGAACTCCCTGGCCGCGGTGCTCGAGGGCGTGGAGCACGTCCAGGGCACCGTCAACGGGTACGGCGAGCGCTGCGGCAACGCGAACCTGGTCTCGATCGTCCCGAACCTCATGCTGAAGCTCGGCGTCCAGGCGATCCCCGACCTGAATCTCCGGGAGCTCCGGGAGGTCTCGCGCTTCGCCTCCGAGCTGGCCAACCGCCCGCCGTGGCAGCACCAGCCCTTCGTCGGGGATTCGGCCTTCGCCCACAAAGCCGGCATTCACGTCTCGGCCGTCCTCAAGCACCCGGAGACCTACGAGCACGTCGATCCCGAGGTGGTCGGCAATCGCCGCCGCGTCCTCGTCTCCGAGCTGGCCGGCCGAGCGAACATCCTCTGGAAAGCGCAGGAGTACGGGATCGACCTCGGCAAGGACACGCCGGAGACCCGGCGGATCCTCGACACGCTGAAGGCGCTGGAGGACGAGGGGTACCTCTTCGAGGGCGCCGAGGCGTCGTTCGAGCTGCTCATGGAGCGAGCCCTCGGCAACCACCGGCCCTACTTCGAGCTGGAGGGATACCGGGTCACCGTCGAGGCGCGCCACGGGGACCACCAGCCCTTCGCGGAGGCCACGGTGCGACTGCGCGTCAAGGGCATCTCCGAGCACACGGCGGCGGCCGGCAATGGCCCGGTCAACGCGCTGGACCACGCGCTGCGGAAGGCGCTCGAGGAGTTCTACCCCAGCGTGCGCGAGATGTCGCTGATCGACTACAAGGTGCGCATCCTCGACGAGTCGAAGGGTACCGCCGCCAAGACACGCGTGCTCATCACCTCGGGGGACGGGGAGGAGACCTGGGGCACCGTCGGGGTCGCCCACAACATCATCGACGCCTCCTGGCAGGCCCTCGTCGACTCCATCGAGTACAAGCTCCGGCGTGACGAGCGCCGCGCGCTCCGCTGAGCCGCGCCCGGGATCGGAGCCAGCTCGAAGCCGAGGCGTGGGTCACCCGCCTCGCGCCGGATCATCCTCAGTCTCGGCCTCTGGATCTGTGGCTGGCCTCGATCGTCCGTCTCCTCCTCAACCCGCCCGGCGCGCTCCCCCCCGGTGTTTCCGGCAGTCCGCCGGGCCGGTGCCGGCATCGTGTGGTAGGGTGTAAGAAAGGACAGCGATGACCGGCGGGTTGCCGCGCGGGCCCGCGCGGCGGAGGCACCCCTCAGAAGGAGACGTGCCCTATGGCCTCAGTCGGATTCCACGAAGCCGAAGAGCACCTGGCGCCGA
The DNA window shown above is from Candidatus Methylomirabilota bacterium and carries:
- the cimA gene encoding citramalate synthase, which codes for MARLVKIYDTTLRDGTQGEGVAFSMEDKVRLAQRLDALGVHYVEGGWPGSNPKDMRFFRRILDVPLKHARIAAFGATRRAGIKAEDDPSLQALVEARTPVATIFGKSWPFHVTHALQTTLPENLAMIGDSVAFLGRHAEEVIYDAEHFFDGWKRDREYALQTLKTAEAAGAHCLVLCDTNGGTLPHEVAEMVREVRRHVRAPLGIHAHNDGECAVANSLAAVLEGVEHVQGTVNGYGERCGNANLVSIVPNLMLKLGVQAIPDLNLRELREVSRFASELANRPPWQHQPFVGDSAFAHKAGIHVSAVLKHPETYEHVDPEVVGNRRRVLVSELAGRANILWKAQEYGIDLGKDTPETRRILDTLKALEDEGYLFEGAEASFELLMERALGNHRPYFELEGYRVTVEARHGDHQPFAEATVRLRVKGISEHTAAAGNGPVNALDHALRKALEEFYPSVREMSLIDYKVRILDESKGTAAKTRVLITSGDGEETWGTVGVAHNIIDASWQALVDSIEYKLRRDERRALR